A window of Sphaeramia orbicularis chromosome 8, fSphaOr1.1, whole genome shotgun sequence genomic DNA:
GCCTGGACGTTCCCAGAGGTTTGGCCAAAAAAAGATATACTTGGTCAAAAGTAAACAGATGGATGGCAATGACACAAATTTAGTTTGGAATTTTGCTGATTCagatgttttggatttttttttcctacaagaACAATTTTGAACGTTTTATAAATTGAACATTTTGAAGATTTGTATTTAAATTCAGAGTCAGTTTCTGTCTCTGGCGAAATATTTGGCTTGACTCTAGACACAGTGTTTCCAACTCAGCAAGGAAAGCatctattgtctgtcctaaaagttgctaaatgatgtcaccaacacatttttacaattttaaatGTGCATGTAACAGTAATGAACAATGTGGGAGAGAGGAATTACACTGTGTTATAGACAAAAATTTAGTATAAAAACATCATAAATATGTTTAGAATTagaaatgaactatactctgtcaattcttgttttttttttaatgtcccaaAATATTCCAGCTAAagggacccaaaagagacactctggaggtttatttatttatttttatttttatttttatttttatttttatttttatttttatttttatttttatttttatttttatttttattttattatattgtttagtttttagcttcaTGTTCTTCAATTTGGTTTAGCTTTTAGTGTTTGATACGTTTATTGAAGTTTAGAcagtaatatacaaaaatacacaacaaaaacaactaaattaacaGAAATCCCACCCCACACAAATGTGAACTCCCCATCCCCACTGTCACTTATTAAAAAAACGAAAAGGACAATCTGTAAAACATAAGTATATAGaccagtttggtttggtttttaaccttatggtCCACTTAGGAGCCTGCAACAggtcacagtaaaacatgaacatttttaatcataacatttttaattttcagtctacatgaACAATCTAAacggaccaaaaagagacaatagaggacactgtcagtgtcaatgggactgatttatattcagtgcagaGATTTGTTTTATACAAAGAACAATATGTGTTTTCATGTCAGAGTCTCCCAAGTCTCCAGTAACACCAGAAAACATTGATCACAAGTTGCTTTTTTTGTCAAaagtctctagaggggtctgaaaactCACTAAATATACCAGCAAAGTGTctgagttggaaacactgacttttacagctgCAGACAGACTGTGTGTTTCTATAACTGTGACACAGAAAATCAATTAGTGTCGtttagaggaaaaatgtgtgtgtttcagcatTTGAAGTCACCATTCAAAAAttgctaaaagtttccaaacaaaaaatacaagtagCACATTTTTTTGTAGGTGCTTTTTGGGGAGAAAACATTTCTAGGGTAAGATGACATCAGTGAGTAGACATAAGGCGTGTAAGTGCAGATTATTTTATCATTAGTTAAATGTTCTGAATAAGTGTGTGGTTTCATCAGAGGGACGTGGGCCGACACTTCAGAGTTCACGCAGTCTGGATGCACTGTCAGACCTGAAACTACAGAGACTGGAGGCGGAGCTAGAGGGGGCGCGGCACCAGGCCCAGGGGGCGTGTCAGCGGGAGAAGGAGCTGAGGGTGGAGCTTCAGAGACTGCAGCAGGAGGTCGTCCAACTGCAGGAAAGACAGGTAATTTAGTCACTTATATTATTTCTACCACTTGACTGGTGTGTTGGTTTGTCCCACTGGCATTTTTGTGTTTGATATATCGATTGTTGAACAGAAAACTCGGTTGATGACAGGACTAAAACCAGCAGtgacaaaaaaatgtattaactGTAATACAAATAGGAAAATTTTCTGAAACACTAAATTTGTGTAGATCTGTCTAACATTGGATCAAGAACACGGTTAAAATCCCCTCCAATAATATGTAGTCCCTCTAGGGCTGACACAATAAgaaaaaatttttcaaaaaaggaAGGGTTGTCTTCGTTGGGGCCATAGATATTTATAAAATTgaatttttatgactttatattaccttaaagctgcgggagactttcatgatcaatttttcatcaaatctgtcaagcctcagtcatgtcctcagtatcacatctggaagtctgtctgtgattactcacctgaatgtcttccctcacagtgaaccaTTTCAAattgccatccaccataaacaaaccatgtgtttacaaacagagctgggaggtaactcgggcatcttctgaATTTTatcatgacgtgcattgtgggaaatggaggctcgcgcagccacttggcagcggcagctgctacaaaCACGatcggcaggagctcccttccctctatgtatatcagtggcagctgcttgtctttcagacaggggaagctcattgtctgcttacaaaaaaaaaaaaaaaaaaaaaggcaagttatttaaatataaattcggccctctgttccttttttttttaaaaaaatggtccgtgaccttatcataccaagtaaacaagaaaatgttgaaattatgttaaattgaaacaaggaagtgcaatgagtgtgttttattcacagtgcaagaaatgaacaagtaatttcgtagtggtttttctcttgatttcacagcagaatgtgcgacggtattaaactgaactgagtcagtgaaggagtagatctgaaaatagctgtcaatcaaacgggattcagcctttcaactgatcctccaatcagcatgtggaagcccagtgtccagcccagtcgagctccgcccacagctccattcacccccagagacacctagtgtctgggggcgggacaacatcatggcatttatccaattaccgtccagttttgaggcaatggaaaaaactgttccactcagtcccattgaaatgcatggacgctgagcgtctacggacaaatgcactgagcagagatcgaatgagaaaacaacacaatgagaatggatgagaagtgaacaacatcgagtccgttggtttgtgataaagctgattctgagcgaactcatctttgagatgaacgtgttctaacatatttgtagtcaatgaaatgtcaacacaactgtacatatttgatcatttaattttcggaattttaggggaagccagacTTCCCTttcagtctgtgagaaatcgtctctgatgcatattcctccagccgtttctgcatttcagctgtttccgcatcatgtttgtttcatccatataatatcatatggttgcgctgccgctgccaggcggctgcgtgaacctccctttcacgtgcacgttgcgacaaaattccgaagatgcctgagttacctcccggctctgtgtgtaaacacatggtttgtttatggtggatggcacttcaaattgtttactgtaatgcaagagattcaggtgagtaatcacagaaagacttacagattcgtgatacttaggctatgactgcgGTTTAAAagattggatgaaaaattggtcatgaaagtctctcGCACCTTTAAAGGATAATACATCTTCCTGATGGATCTTGGATAGTTTTAATGACTTAAAATGGGATTGATCTGTGTATGAGAATAATCACACCCCTTGCCTGAGTGCTAAATAAAGTGTGAAACACATGGCCATCTTTTAGTTAAATAGtgtatttctgtctgttcttttaCTCATTGCCAGAGCGTTGGATCAACCAATCAGCTTGTTTTATGTAACAGAGGTGATTGCATTATTCTTCAGAGAAGCAGAAATCTTGCTGTAGTTATAAACCAGgacaagaaacacacacacacacacacacacacacacacacacagtgaaataatATGCACTTGGCACTTGCTATTGAccatgaattgttttttttttttttttgtaagttaacacatgggttagggttagggttagggctatgaCAACATTTGCCAGGGTCAGTTTAATTGTGACTTAAATTTAATGACGACCtttttgtaataccaggtgatttcatgtatagaacgtgtttcaaccacaagaatgtcattaattcttcacccataagtagcagggataggctccaagcaacccccatgaccctagtgaggataaagtgggttcagaaaatgaatgaatgaatgaaaattaacACATAAAATAATTCAGTGAAATTTGTGATTCATAAAGATATGACGCAAAACTTGATCACATGTCttaaatccttaaaaaaaaaaaagattttaacagCTCTCTCTGTCAGTCACAGGAGTTGGCCTCGCATTGTGAGCACTGTGATGTGGAATGGATAAAGAAAGCTGGAGATGAGCAGTAAGTCTTATTTCAAAGTGGAAATGTACGTTAAAGCCTGGATGCAGTGTTtgacattttgttcttttttaaaatgtgtcGCAGGGTGAACCTAGCATTAGCGTACACAGAGCTCACAGAGGAGCTGGGCCGTGTTTGCAATCTAGCTGGAAAACAGAGTGACCTCCTGCGACATTCCTCACGGGAACCTGGTAGGTTGTCTGACTGACATTTTGAGCTGTGCagtgcaaaaatgtcattttatctgtttaataGGAACACAATCACTCTTGTATATTTTTCAGCCTGTCTTCCCtgcactgtatttgtatttgtgctgtcaactgtgaaattccCTCATGGGTAGATcaatagtcttatcttatcttaaccagGATCTTCATCGTATATATTTTTTCGCAGATGTACAGCCCAAAGCCCTCCTTGTTTACCAAACCAGCCACCCCTATTAGTTTCTAAATACAACCTTCACACCGGTACCAACGTGAGCAGTGGACATTGTTACGATATTGCTGCCCCCGTGTACATCCTAAGTGATCTTCTAAGATTGGATCTCATTTCCCCAGTctatatacaaataaataagCTCATCTGATCTAAAATATAGTACAAGCTTTCATTTCCTGCAGGCATTATGGAGGCAGTTATCTCATTCAGCACAcgtaatttgtaatatttcatcgCAAATTTCTCACAAAAAATGAAACTGTCATAAAAGTGAATGATGAATGATAGGAAGGATAGGTTACTCCTCATGTCCCACAAGCTCCTGAGCCCTGAGAAGAGGACGTAAGACATAGGACGTAGGACAGAGTAGGAATATGCATTCATTCTCTGAATACATCCATGACACCAACCCAGACAGGTGATTTCAGGCAGATTATTCTGGATGCTACAGTTATTCATCACATATTTGACATCATATCCACACATCCAGTAcatgcatttgaacaaataaccCATTTAACAGGTAACATTCATCAGGATAAAATGTGGCCTTTTATTGAAATTTGATCAGTTAAGGTTTGATGAATCCCAAATAGAAGATTCATCCACTCAAGACTCTCTTTGTCTCTTCCAGTGCCTCATCCTCCCCTGACTCCTCAGCAtctctcccctccctcccctcagTGTAGCCCCTCCCTGTCTCCTGACAGGCTCCtccccaccccctcccctccaCTGTCTCCAAACGATGGCCCTGCGTCCTACTCTTACCAACCAACCAGCAGCCGCCTACGAGCAAAGTTCCAGGGTCGCCGTAGTTACTCTGAGGTGAGAGGGTCATTTTTGTGCTGAATTTTTGCACTGCCTCCGTGTACTAACATGACTAAAGTGACACTTTTTGACCGTTTCCCAGGTGTCTGATCCATCAGCCATCCAGAGGCCCATGGCTCGTTGGATGAGAGACCCAGTATCCACCCTCCCCAAACCCAGATCACTCTTGGGGGAGACACAGAGTTACAGCCAAACCAAACCTCAGTTGCATACCTCTCTGGTGGGCCTGGTTCGACCAGCCTCAGCACACggaggagagagaagaggaaaTGGAGGAGGGGAGAGAGCCGGGGGCAGCAGTCTGAGCAGCAGTCCTCATCACCGTCCTTTGGACCTGGGCTTTTCTTTGGCCACTGAAGTACAACTGACAGCTTTCATTTACTTGAATTAAGTTCTCATGTTCATTTCTATCACAGGACTGTCCTGACTGATGTAATACTTCTGAATTATATAGTGTTGTTTCTAAATTTCTGTTTCCTAAAACCTTCATctaatacagtcgcggaaaaaattattaaaccatcaaaagtcatcaaaaacaagagttatgcaatccagtactaactcctgtgtgtatcatgtgactaaaacagacagaaaagaaaacactgaacccgtaaaagcactgtttttggcaataCAATGCTGTTGACATAagtacttaagtgattttggttattatcaagaaaacatggaaaatggatagatctcagctctaaaattaaactcttatgagctatttttgctcttatcattatatttgtccaaacaaatgcacctttagttgtaccaggtattaaaatgaccaagaaactgaagaaaacaagggatgctctaatcattttttccgcaactgcatGTTTTTACAGCTATTCATACATGGTGGTGCTTGATGGAAATGCACCTTATAACTCCCGGAATGACATATATGAGTGCTTGCAGATGTTATTTCTTTCTATAGAGGATGATACATTAGCGTCCTTACAAGCTGCACAAGTTCGACAAAATATCACAGATCTAACTGCTGTTATAATACTGTGGTTGAGATACTCTACAACAAGCAGACACAATGTAGAAATAACAACATTTATCTAGTAGTGTGTTCAAAGCCTAATCCTAAACCGTATTTAAAGTATACATGTATGCCCAgaaatatttggacagtgacacactTTTCATGATTTGGGCTCTGCATGTCACCACTGGAATTGAAATGAAACAactctgattgattgattcatttcatttgtttgtttatttcaagcatttacataatacatgcaaattcaaaattccaaaatcattcatctatactcgaaaaggagtgggaagaagaaaaacttatttaatcccacccccattctcatcatcaaataatttaacatatcattttaaatactcactcctgtcctttgacttcaagccagaacaatggacaatggacattgattgattgattgattgatgtatttatttcaactgtgaatgtcaaaaaagaagaacaataaataaaaaaacaaaacatttaacataagacatataatacatatttgaaaaggagtgagaagaagtgtaacttataaactcccacctgTTTAACtgtcctagtctaaacatatctatactcaGACACAAACAGATGCAACTGAAGTGCAGATTTTCAGGTTTAATTCAAGGGGTTATTTTGGGTCATTGTCCATCTGTACTACAAAGCCCTGTCCAATTAGTTTATGTGCATTTGGCCAAATCTGAGCAGAAGGTTTATccctgtttattttttcatttattcaccTATTCATGTGGCTGCTTGTCTTCTGTCACATCATTAATAAACACTAGTGACCCAGTTCCACTGGAGGCCACACATGCCCATGCCGTCACACTTCTCCCACCAGTTTTACAGATGTGTGTGCATTGGCTCATGAGCTGTTCCAATTCTCCTCCATACTTTCCTCTTCCCATCACTCAAATTGCAGCTCCGAGTCTGCCCTTTAAACCCATGTTGATAATATAAATGTATCCTGAATATTTTTCGTAGAcagcaaaagtaaaaaaaacaaaaaaaaacccaacttgtgtcactgtccaaatatctTTTGGCCTATCtgtacatttatagaactttAGTTTCAGCTAGAATTCcatgaaaagaacagaaaaaaatcacCACCTGGTTTGCAGTACATTAACTGTTGTCGTGTTGTTCTACCTCTGCTCTTCGTTTAATCCAGGTACATCGCTTCTGTCGCCGAGATGATCCACCTGAGCCCACCCCACTGGTGACACCACCACAGTCTTCAGATGATGAAGAGGTGATGACAGCAATAGTGATTCTCAGGGCTTGTCTTACAGCTTGTTCCTAaacatgtctttgttttttaactcATCAGGATGTATGTACTGGTATGTATCTGTCACCGGCCGCCAGCCCACCTCGTACACTTGGTGCAGTTGGCTCATTGTCACCTAGAGAACAGCCCCTCCACCCTGTATTCCAGTCTCCTAGGAAACAGCCACACCATCCATCTTTCTCAGCCCCTGAGGGCCCTACAACCCTCTCCTGCCATCTGCCTCGCTATATGAACACAGAGCATGCTCAGTCCTGGCCTTCCATTAATGTGAGTAATAACAATAACCAGACAAGAAAATGAAAGCTCTCAATTTGTAGTGAGACTCTAGTCAGctacaaaaactaaaagaaagagTTTTGTTTGAGCTGCTATTCCACAAAGCAAATTTTCATCTTAgatttcaaaaaaaaaagaaaaacaggcagTAAAAGGGAGTAGACCCTGGATACTATTTGTTTGTTGTAATGAAGATAGTTGTTAGAATCCCACAAGTTGATGGGTTAAAAATATTCAACTGCAGGACTGACATGCCTCACAAATACCACACAGAGTTACTGTATAGTCTTCATGGACCACCCAATCTAAAAATCTGAAGGACAAAATATATTTTCAGGAACATAGAAATATTTTACAAAGGTAATCTTAACCCTTAAGTCCCCCACGAGCATTTTTAtgtccatttttctcttttttttcttatttgttgaTCATGTTGGCTGTGTTGCagcttttggcatgaaatttggcagaaatgtttctttttagttgtatttttgaaatccagtgtcttttactcatagatgtgttttattttcccatgatgcattttgtaCCCTCTGGTCACCCTTGTGGACAAAAaagtacatgcacaaaaaaaactgctataaaatcatcatagatcaatattttctttgcttttttaaaatttaaaaaaaaataaatctcaaaCAACTTctgccctgctcaaaactaccaaacattcaacagttttcaggatttgGACCCTataaatgccagtttaatcatTTAAATTCTGaatgatttattacaaaaaaccccaaaattgaacattttccataaaataaatagtaggtggatgaaATATTGGTTGTGATTAGACACTTGGATAGGTCAAAGATTAGCAGCAAAATGGATTTGATTGCGTTAGTATATTTTCTGTAGTCTCAGATACTCCCTCTGGTCACCCTCGtggacaaaaatgtacatgcaggGGGGCATAAGGGTTAAAGTAAAAGGGTGAATTAGCATATCTCCTTATCTGAACCTGATCTGAAGACAATGTACTGCTGTGAAAAGCAGTGATTCTCACACACAATACAGACACTGGTTTAAACTTTAACTGTCATTTAGGAGTATACTCACTTTTATTGTCCCTGTTTTGAGAAAATTAATGGTATCATTTGTTTTGTGGAAAACTTTGTTTATAGTAGAATGTCTACCCTTCATGCCTGTGCATCTAACACAGCTGCCTTGAAAGTGCAAACTGTTAATCACTTTTGTGAGCTACTGTAATGTACAGGTGCAgaaatatttggacagtgacaagTTTTGTCATTTTAGATACTGAGGATACGCCTGTATTATCAACATAGGTTTAAAACGCAGACTCTCAGCTATAGTTTGAGTGTTTTCACATCAGAATTGGAGAAGGATTTAGAGATTACAGCTCTTTAACATGTACAGTAACAGCCTCTTTTTCAAGGGACCAAAAGTAATTGGACAATAGACTCAGAATGATGTATGGGCTCTTCTCTCAATCTGTCATCACTTAAGCAATTAAAAGGTCTGGAGTTGATTCCATCACAGAGACTGCAAATGTTAGCACACTAGTGAGTTTGGAAACTCAAAAATGCCTGGACATCCATGGAAGTCagcagtggtggatgtttgtagGACCCTTTCCATGGTGAAGAAAAACCCCTTCACAACATCCACCCAAGTGAAGAACTGTGTCCAGTGGTAGTAGGTGTATTAGTATCTAAGTCTACCATAAAGAGACGACTTAATGAGAGTGAATACAGAGGGTTCACCACAAGGTACAAAccattaacccatagagacccaaaacagccaccagtgacacaaaccaactacaaatataaactgtttacttcctgttgattcactaatcctatcaaatagttggtgtaaaatgcagttcatcttttcatggtcatcaaatttgacccatttggacattcagaggctctgtatatTACGAAatcacaaggcttggacccaaatgcagaaGACTGACTCAGAGaagcttagtttgagtatttattgcTCAAAAGAAAGGGACACAGGTTTCTTCACAACAAAAGGTAAACACAAAAGTCTTCTCGGTCAAGGACtcaaaaaaattctaacaaaaggTTCTTCACAAGCGTGGaatcaaaaaaattaacaaaaagatcttctcaaACAAGGTAttaaaaattctaacaaaaaaaaagtcttcacaaaCATGGTATCAAAATATCTAACTACAATCTTCTCATATGAGGaatcaaagtacaacaaaaattctTCACAAAATGTGAAATCAAAAAACTTACTAAATGTTTCAAGCAGCACAGGAGAAGGTCAAGGGAGTTATTTTCTTGACAAGCATgaaagacgcactgacaacagacatgaggagaggagggaatATAAAGAGTGGAGAGATCATAAGCCCCAGGTGCAAACAATCAGGGAGgacgcagacaagacagacacagtgcacacagaacaaaacccctcaccaaaataaaacaggaaataaacgaAACCAACTAACATAAATTACTAGCACCACTAAGGGCAGTGCGTCACACTGTAGGTGCCATGgaaactccgtcatcttctacaacactgactcaccagtaaaacccatggagttggatcaatgacagtggatggacacacttgtttttacattcagttagcaatatctttgctgaaaaacgtaactttttctttattttttctctattttgatataattaactttgaatttactctgagttttcatgaacatctgcatgatcaagtgaattagatataggaaaatacaagctttgcaccaaaaaatgcaaaataccaaggatgatattatttaaaaaattatgataaatcaggtAAGAAGGGTAGAAACAGAATTTAGATtagaatttgggaactgacacaaaggtagcactgggtctttatgggttaatcagccTCAGAAATAGAACAGCCAGATTAgacttggccaaaaaaaaaaaaaaaaaacatctgaagaaGCCAACCCAGTTCTGGAACAGCATTTGTCAAGATCAGCCTGTACCAGAATGATGGTAAGAAGAAAGTACGAAGGAGAATTGGAACAGCTCATGATCCAAAGCACGCCACATCTTCTGTAAAACCTGGTGGAGGAAGTGTGATGGCATGGGCATGTGTGGCCTCCAGTGGAAGTGGGTCACTAGTGTTTATTGATGATGGGACGGAAGACAAGCAGCCACATGAATATTGAAGTGTACTGGGATAAACCTTCTGCTCAAATTTAGCTAAAAGCAGAAATATTAATTAGACAGTGCTTTGCAGTACAGATGGACAATGACCCAAAATATACTGTGAAAGTGACCCAGGAGCTTTTTTGAGGCAAAGAAGTAGAATATTCTGCAATGGCAAGAGTCAATCCCCAGATCCCAACCCAAATGAGCAGCATTTCACTTACTCAAGATAAAAATTAGGACAGAAAAACCCACAAACAACCATCAACTGAAGACAGCTGTAGTAAAGGCAAAGCATCACAAAGACGGAAACCCAGCATTTGGTGATGTCCATGAGTTCCAGACTTCTATAGAGAGACATTTGTTTCATTTGATTgattaataaagaaacaaatgtctctccatagaCTTCAGGCAGTCATCACCTGCAAAGGATCCAcaacaaagtattaaaaatgaacattttacttatggtaatgttaatttgtccaattacttttgaaCCCCTGAAATGAGGGGACTGTGTAAAAACGGTTAAAATTCCTAAATGTTTCATAGTATATTAAACAACCCCTTGGATTAAACCTGAAAGTCTGCATTCAGTTACATCTGAGTTGTTTCATTTCACTTCCAATGTGGTGGCATGCACAGCCCAAATATGAATACTGTGTCACTGTCTGTTGAAAAAGCATGCATTAGATACtgtatgccaggggtgtcaaactcattgtgtttcaggggccacattcagctaaatttgatctgaagtgggccgaaccagtaaaataataacataataatatataagtaatgtcaactccaaacttttctttgttttagagtgaaaaaagtaaatttacgttatggagaggtttacatctacaaactatcctttcaaaagatgtgaataacatgaacaaactgaaaaaataagtgtaattttaacaatattctgcctcagtttatcatttatacatgtacattatgacttatagatcacagtggatctacaaacacacaaaacatttaataacagacagaaaattgttaaaattgtacttacctctcttaagacatttcaggttattcacattttttgtgaaattatactttgttttagtgtaaatacataaaaatatttacaattacaagaagaaaaatttggagttgtcattatttatgtgttattatgatagtattttactgatttgacccatttgagattgaattggtctgaatgtggaacctgaactaaaacgactgttaatatgttagtgtaatttttgcatttc
This region includes:
- the LOC115424329 gene encoding TANK-binding kinase 1-binding protein 1-like isoform X2, translating into MMALFGRGELGLLGGGEGLRDDVGGARISCSPSPLPGDIYPASGLALAAAYHDIKMRLASLERENSSIKRKLKNYEFPVICDFGEEKIPCCSCEPIIKDTSTIQSDNTDLQQKISSLTQELQKSKEREERLEDVIQAYEKIHLEKSNVQRDLDKMTTLAEQHVERIRSLESALRQRETSLHKLSAQLCSKDAHQTPLHTSLDVPREGRGPTLQSSRSLDALSDLKLQRLEAELEGARHQAQGACQREKELRVELQRLQQEVVQLQERQSQELASHCEHCDVEWIKKAGDEQVNLALAYTELTEELGRVCNLAGKQSDLLRHSSREPVPHPPLTPQHLSPPSPQCSPSLSPDRLLPTPSPPLSPNDGPASYSYQPTSSRLRAKFQGRRSYSEVSDPSAIQRPMARWMRDPVSTLPKPRSLLGETQSYSQTKPQLHTSLVGLVRPASAHGGERRGNGGGERAGGSSLSSSPHHRPLDLGFSLATEVHRFCRRDDPPEPTPLVTPPQSSDDEEDVCTGMYLSPAASPPRTLGAVGSLSPREQPLHPVFQSPRKQPHHPSFSAPEGPTTLSCHLPRYMNTEHAQSWPSINLWMESEENTVRSCPLCQLTFPTGYPDDALIKHIDSHLENSKI
- the LOC115424329 gene encoding TANK-binding kinase 1-binding protein 1-like isoform X3, with translation MMALFGRGELGLLGGGEGLRDDVGGARISCSPSPLPGDIYPASGLALAAAYHDIKMRLASLERENSSIKRKLKNYEVKFPVICDFGEEKIPCCSCEPIIKDTSTIQSDNTDLQQKISSLTQELQKSKEREERLEDVIQAYEKIHLEKSNVQRDLDKMTTLAEQHVERIRSLESALRQRETSLHKLSAQLCSKDAHQTPLHTSLDVPREGRGPTLQSSRSLDALSDLKLQRLEAELEGARHQAQGACQREKELRVELQRLQQEVVQLQERQELASHCEHCDVEWIKKAGDEQVNLALAYTELTEELGRVCNLAGKQSDLLRHSSREPVPHPPLTPQHLSPPSPQCSPSLSPDRLLPTPSPPLSPNDGPASYSYQPTSSRLRAKFQGRRSYSEVSDPSAIQRPMARWMRDPVSTLPKPRSLLGETQSYSQTKPQLHTSLVGLVRPASAHGGERRGNGGGERAGGSSLSSSPHHRPLDLGFSLATEVHRFCRRDDPPEPTPLVTPPQSSDDEEDVCTGMYLSPAASPPRTLGAVGSLSPREQPLHPVFQSPRKQPHHPSFSAPEGPTTLSCHLPRYMNTEHAQSWPSINLWMESEENTVRSCPLCQLTFPTGYPDDALIKHIDSHLENSKI
- the LOC115424329 gene encoding TANK-binding kinase 1-binding protein 1-like isoform X1 — translated: MMALFGRGELGLLGGGEGLRDDVGGARISCSPSPLPGDIYPASGLALAAAYHDIKMRLASLERENSSIKRKLKNYEVKFPVICDFGEEKIPCCSCEPIIKDTSTIQSDNTDLQQKISSLTQELQKSKEREERLEDVIQAYEKIHLEKSNVQRDLDKMTTLAEQHVERIRSLESALRQRETSLHKLSAQLCSKDAHQTPLHTSLDVPREGRGPTLQSSRSLDALSDLKLQRLEAELEGARHQAQGACQREKELRVELQRLQQEVVQLQERQSQELASHCEHCDVEWIKKAGDEQVNLALAYTELTEELGRVCNLAGKQSDLLRHSSREPVPHPPLTPQHLSPPSPQCSPSLSPDRLLPTPSPPLSPNDGPASYSYQPTSSRLRAKFQGRRSYSEVSDPSAIQRPMARWMRDPVSTLPKPRSLLGETQSYSQTKPQLHTSLVGLVRPASAHGGERRGNGGGERAGGSSLSSSPHHRPLDLGFSLATEVHRFCRRDDPPEPTPLVTPPQSSDDEEDVCTGMYLSPAASPPRTLGAVGSLSPREQPLHPVFQSPRKQPHHPSFSAPEGPTTLSCHLPRYMNTEHAQSWPSINLWMESEENTVRSCPLCQLTFPTGYPDDALIKHIDSHLENSKI